A genomic window from Pocillopora verrucosa isolate sample1 chromosome 7, ASM3666991v2, whole genome shotgun sequence includes:
- the LOC131789778 gene encoding adenosine receptor A1-like: MNQSTNSSSYLAKISHLELAIMIGLYAVLMLVILTGNGLILSAFFINKRLRTATNTLIMGLAVSDILVGFVSIPCWLAISTSYYEYASTTQTTYIFYITFDIFIGGASILQLTALSVERCHAIVCPLRHRTLSIKVFYVMIAIPWLYAAIVASLQPVQFAGDWQDVYTLLVAFTCFFIPFIVIFFAYLFIYRFARNQPGKKSICQHRAVRQAYKKDLRLSVTLAFITGLFVAAWLPLFVVTMIGTYYPHYLPSSQRTFRVIQLVKFCHYGNSALNPVVYAFRNSEMIATFRYIARALLCKERLVPSPLSRTSSLCRTSLKGNSLSGSLRRSSIKGGSHREKGFLKSEDQEENKRRGGKKYDSVVFVYSTV; the protein is encoded by the coding sequence ATGAATCAAAGTACGAATTCATCCAGCTATCTGGCCAAAATCTCGCATCTGGAGTTAGCCATAATGATCGGTCTCTACGCTGTGTTAATGTTAGTAATTTTAACCGGTAATGGACTCATTCTATCCGCGTTCTTTATAAACAAACGCCTCCGCACCGCCACAAACACTTTAATCATGGGATTGGCCGTCAGCGATATTCTTGTCGGGTTTGTCTCAATTCCCTGCTGGTTGGCCATTTCTACATCATATTACGAGTATGCTTCGACCACCCAAACAACCTATATATTCTACATTACGTTTGACATTTTCATCGGAGGAGCTTCCATTCTGCAGCTTACAGCGCTCAGTGTCGAGCGTTGTCACGCAATCGTCTGCCCGTTACGTCACAGAACTCTCTCCATAAAAGTTTTCTACGTCATGATCGCTATACCGTGGTTGTATGCAGCTATTGTGGCAAGTTTACAACCCGTGCAGTTTGCTGGTGATTGGCAAGACGTTTACACGCTTCTCGTGGCGTTCACGTGCTTTTTCATCCCGTTCATCGTCATTTTCTTCGcctatttatttatctatcgTTTTGCTCGTAACCAACCCGGAAAAAAGAGCATTTGTCAGCACCGTGCAGTGAGGCAAGCGTACAAAAAAGACCTAAGGCTATCTGTCACGCTGGCGTTCATTACAGGACTCTTCGTTGCAGCTTGGCTGCCTCTTTTTGTCGTTACCATGATTGGCACATATTACCCACATTACCTTCCGTCCTCACAACGCACTTTCCGCGTGATTCAGCTCGTTAAATTTTGTCACTACGGCAACAGCGCGTTAAACCCCGTCGTGTATGCCTTTAGGAACAGTGAGATGATCGCCACATTCCGTTACATTGCACGCGCCCTGCTTTGTAAAGAACGCCTGGTTCCAAGCCCGCTTAGTAGAACTTCATCTTTGTGTAGAACGAGCTTGAAGGGAAACTCGCTCTCCGGAAGTTTGAGGAGGTCTTCGATTAAAGGTGGAAGCCATAGAGAAAAAGGCTTCTTAAAAAGTGAGGATCaggaagagaataaaagaaggGGCGGAAAGAAATATGACAGCGTGGTATTCGTGTATTCCACCGTGTAG